The genome window TGACCTGACTGCCTCTCTCAGCTTTGGTTTTTCACTATTGCCCACCAGGGCAGTGTCCCATTCGTCGGGTAAGCGAGAGCGTTGCATGGCCAAGTCTAGGCTCTGTTCATTGAATGATTGGATTGATGGTTTATCCCATTGAATTTTATCGATTCCCAAACGTTCTACTCCGTTGACTATCACGTGGGGCGGTTCGTAGCTGGGGCCTTCAAAAGCCGTGAAACGGCGTCTCAGGTTCTTGAAGTCTTCTCCTAGCTCGTTAAGTCCCAACTCGGTTGGGTCCAGCCCATACAAGGGGGCAATCCGTTCAATCGTGGCTATGTGCTGTTGATGGTTTATCAAGTCCAAGGTTGCCATGTGCCAGATGTTGGCGACTTTGGTCCTGCTCTTCGGGTTGGTGCGTATTGCGCGGCCCCGCATCTGATTGGAAAGCATGTAAGAACCTACATAAGTGGCAAGTATGAGGGTGTTGAGGGATGGGGCATCCCAGCCTTCTCCCAACAGCGCCTGGGTACCGACTATGGTATTGATTGATCCAGTGTTGAAGAGTTCTGTGACAAGATGAACCATGCGGTTTGCCGCTTTACCTTGTGCAGTTATTTTTGCAAAACGTTCGTCAAAGGCCGTGGGCTTTATGGAAAAGGCCGTTTCATCCAGTCCCATTTGCAATGCCTTGGCTGTAAGCAATTGTCCTGCATCGGTAGGAATGACAACCAAACTGCCGGTAAGGATGCAAGGCTTGAGTCCCGGGATATTGTTATTTCGCAGCTTTTCGAAAATGGGCACCACTCCGAGAGCTGGTATGGAGCCTTGTTTTTTTTCGCTACTTGGAAAATGTTCCTTGCGAATATAATCAGCCAGGATGACGAGACGAAGTTCGTCCCCCATGTTTTTTGTTTCTGCTCTCGTTACTTCAAGAATACTGTTGAGTTTGCTGGTGCTTTTGGCCAACAGCTTTTTCATCTTAGGTGGGTTGAAGAGGCAGATTGAATTGCCGTTCATTCCACCGATTTTTCTAAGCTTCTTTTCTATGTTCCTTCTTAAATCATACTTTTCCATGCACCAGCCATCGACTTTGACCAGAACTGCTTCCAAGAGATTGGCCAGCCATTCGGTACTGAGTGATGGGAATGAAGCTTTGTCGATGCCCAGAATTTCTATGTTCTTATGGGGGATGGTGACACCGGTGGCATTGAGGAAGACAAGTATGGCCGTATAGTGACGTGGCTCCCGCAGGATCTCTTCAATGTGTTTGCTGGGGTTCTGGTACCAGGAGTGGGCGAGGAGCATCTGGATGAACTCATCATTATTTTTAAGCTCCTCTTCAAAGGAATCCACAGCATGGTTGAATTGCTGAAGAGCTTTTCCTGTCAACTCGTCAGGAAGAGAAAAATGCACATAATCCTGGTGCGGGCATAGGTCACCGCGTTTGATCAGTTCTGGAACGGAAATTTCCGAGTCGATGGCGCCGCAGAGTTCTTCGTAGCGGTCCCATTCAGAGCTGGTGACGTCGTAGGGCGGGGTGGCCGTCAGGGACACCACTGTGGGATCGCTAAGTTCTCCCTTGAGGTGGGTAAGCGCTTTCCACCATTCGTTGCGCAGGTGGTGCGCCTCGTCCAGAATCAGCGTCTTGATTTTGCACTGTTTCAGGCGGTTGATGATCGTGGCGGCCTTGGCAAGGGCAGAGGCCTTGCTTTTTGGCTCCGCCTCATGGTCATCCTCGCCGTTGCTTCCCCTGAAGGCGGTGTGCAATGCTTGGTAGGTGATGACCGTGAGCCGCTCCGGTTTGGTGACGTCCGTGGATATCCAATCCACAGGCAGGCAATGTTTCGGGACGAACATGGATTTGAGACGCTGTATCCACTGGTCGCGGATGGCCAGGCTCGGTGCGATGATCAGGGTCGGCTGGTTGAGTCTGCGCATGACCTCCAGCCCGAGGACTGTCTTGCCAGATCCCGGTGCTGCAACGATGTGCAGATTGTTGTCATCAAGATGTTCTTCCAGTTCTCCAAGCACCCGCGCCTGGTATTCGCGCCATGTAGCCTGAAAGCTGAGGTCCTGAAACGGCATTTGTTTTCCTCTTTATGGAGGTGGAATTGTTGTGAAGAATTTTGGGTAATGTATGCGGTTGGGAATAGCAAGAGCAGCAGGGGCATACCTGTGTGGATGGGGGATTGAATCCGGGCACAAAAAAGCCCCCGCTTCCGAAGATGCGGGGGCTTTCTGTCTGCCTTCGCCTATTCCTGCACATCCGCAGCCACACGGATGCGGATGATCTTGTCCGGGTTCACGACCATGCCGTTGCGGGCCGGGTCGCCCTTCTTGATCATGTCCACATATTCCATGCCCGAGGTGACCTTGCCCCAGACCGTGTACTGGCGGTCCAGGTGCGGGGCCTTGCCGAGCATGATGAAGAACTGGCTGTCCGCGCTGTTGATGTCCGCGGCGCGGGCCATGGAGCATACTCCGCGATAGTGGCGGTGATTGTTGAATTCGGACTTGAGTTTCTTGCCGGAGCCGCCCGTGCCGTCGCCCTTGGGGTCGCCGGTCTGGACCATGAAGCCCTCGATGACCCGGTGGAAGGTCAGCCCGTCATAGAAGCCCTGGCGCACCAGTTCCTTGATGCGCTCCACATGCTTGGGAGCCAGGTCCGGGCGCATCTCAATGACCACGCGGCCGTTGTCCAGGTCCATGTACAGGGTGTTTTCCAGGTCCTTGGGTTGTTCCTTGCTATCCCCGGCCAGGACGCCGGTTGCGGCAAAGGCCAGGAAAAGC of Salidesulfovibrio onnuriiensis contains these proteins:
- a CDS encoding DEAD/DEAH box helicase family protein is translated as MPFQDLSFQATWREYQARVLGELEEHLDDNNLHIVAAPGSGKTVLGLEVMRRLNQPTLIIAPSLAIRDQWIQRLKSMFVPKHCLPVDWISTDVTKPERLTVITYQALHTAFRGSNGEDDHEAEPKSKASALAKAATIINRLKQCKIKTLILDEAHHLRNEWWKALTHLKGELSDPTVVSLTATPPYDVTSSEWDRYEELCGAIDSEISVPELIKRGDLCPHQDYVHFSLPDELTGKALQQFNHAVDSFEEELKNNDEFIQMLLAHSWYQNPSKHIEEILREPRHYTAILVFLNATGVTIPHKNIEILGIDKASFPSLSTEWLANLLEAVLVKVDGWCMEKYDLRRNIEKKLRKIGGMNGNSICLFNPPKMKKLLAKSTSKLNSILEVTRAETKNMGDELRLVILADYIRKEHFPSSEKKQGSIPALGVVPIFEKLRNNNIPGLKPCILTGSLVVIPTDAGQLLTAKALQMGLDETAFSIKPTAFDERFAKITAQGKAANRMVHLVTELFNTGSINTIVGTQALLGEGWDAPSLNTLILATYVGSYMLSNQMRGRAIRTNPKSRTKVANIWHMATLDLINHQQHIATIERIAPLYGLDPTELGLNELGEDFKNLRRRFTAFEGPSYEPPHVIVNGVERLGIDKIQWDKPSIQSFNEQSLDLAMQRSRLPDEWDTALVGNSEKPKLREAVRSSHVPRVYGFHDFVIAFFLAAGILTLRLYGEMNEAIWRGIPVETAHFIFGFTLLFPGYYALKGTIRYFRTKSIKNNMEYMGAAILDTLVALRKLQTNPRRITITTVQESTDSVYCYLRGGTKYEKCLFYGCLEELLGPITNNRFLLKRIYKVSNPFSIPYLPVPSLFGKKERYAQIFFEKWRARVEKVKLINTWTQEGRRILLKARGSDITQFGQEKTKRISIWE
- a CDS encoding peptidylprolyl isomerase; translation: MKKLTIFALCTMLFLAFAATGVLAGDSKEQPKDLENTLYMDLDNGRVVIEMRPDLAPKHVERIKELVRQGFYDGLTFHRVIEGFMVQTGDPKGDGTGGSGKKLKSEFNNHRHYRGVCSMARAADINSADSQFFIMLGKAPHLDRQYTVWGKVTSGMEYVDMIKKGDPARNGMVVNPDKIIRIRVAADVQE